From Salvia hispanica cultivar TCC Black 2014 unplaced genomic scaffold, UniMelb_Shisp_WGS_1.0 HiC_scaffold_1111, whole genome shotgun sequence, the proteins below share one genomic window:
- the LOC125197946 gene encoding probable receptor-like protein kinase At4g10390: MGPVKFLKRKLSKCKSKAAVSVDKSPKHSNSDGGGLRLSYEEIQKLTKDFATVIGYGGFSTVYLAQFRHSAAAVKLYCSSGSSQRVYDAFNQELQILLHIRHPNIVKLLGYAEDQGALIMEFVPNGTLHHKLHHASHTPPLAWNQRAAVAFQLASAIAYLHDTCAPHIVHADVKPSNVLLDGDLNCKLCDFGSARVGFSSAVAASGKRRSAAAMITGSPGYTDPLYLRTGLVSKKNDVYSFGVVVLELITGIEAFNPATGERLAARAPALLMNAAEMVDPRLVRGEVDLGEVRAMAELAAKCISETPGTRPSASEILTTMREAIPSLAFMFEKKVSEIRT, from the coding sequence ATGGGGCCCGTCAAATTCCTCAAACGCAAACTCTCTAAGTGCAAATCAAAGGCCGCCGTCTCCGTTGATAAATCCCCAAAACACTCTAATTCCGACGGCGGCGGCCTCCGCTTATCATACGAGGAGATACAGAAACTGACCAAGGATTTCGCCACTGTCATCGGCTACGGCGGCTTCAGCACGGTCTACCTCGCCCAATTCCGCcactccgccgccgccgtcaaGCTCTACTGCAGCAGCGGCAGCAGCCAGCGCGTGTACGACGCCTTCAACCAGGAGCTCCAAATCCTGCTCCACATCCGCCACCCAAACATCGTGAAGCTCCTCGGCTACGCGGAAGATCAAGGCGCCCTGATAATGGAGTTCGTCCCCAACGGCACCCTGCACCACAAGCTCCATCACGCCTCCCACACTCCTCCGCTCGCGTGGAATCAACGCGCCGCCGTCGCGTTCCAGCTCGCCTCCGCGATCGCCTATCTCCACGACACCTGCGCCCCTCACATCGTCCACGCCGACGTTAAGCCTTCGAACGTCCTTCTCGACGGCGATCTCAATTGCAAGCTCTGCGATTTCGGATCGGCGAGGGTCGGATTCTCCTCCGCCGTCGCCGCGTCGGGGAAGCGCAGATCGGCGGCGGCGATGATCACGGGATCGCCGGGGTACACCGATCCGCTGTATCTCAGAACGGGATTGGTTTCGAAGAAGAACGACGTGTACAGCTTCGGAGTTGTTGTTTTGGAATTGATTACTGGAATTGAGGCGTTCAACCCCGCCACCGGAGAGAGGCTAGCGGCGAGGGCGCCGGCGCTGCTGATGAACGCGGCGGAGATGGTGGATCCGCGGCTGGTGCGAGGGGAGGTGGATTTGGGAGAAGTTAGAGCGATGGCGGAGCTGGCGGCGAAGTGCATTTCTGAGACGCCTGGAACTAGGCCTTCTGCGTCTGAGATTTTGACGACGATGAGGGAAGCCATTCCGTCTTTGGCATTCATGTTTGAGAAGAAAGTATCAGAGATACGtacataa